The following coding sequences lie in one Atribacterota bacterium genomic window:
- a CDS encoding transketolase C-terminal domain-containing protein has protein sequence IMVSRSLEAATILAQQGIEAEVLDLRSLRPLDEELILQSVRKTNRAIIIYEPSKFGAFGAEIAALIMEKAFDYLDAPVIRLGGEEMPPPYNPNLEKKLVPQVEDIIRGVQEMVT, from the coding sequence CTATCATGGTCTCACGGAGTTTAGAAGCAGCGACGATTCTTGCTCAGCAGGGAATTGAAGCCGAAGTTCTGGATTTGCGCAGTCTGAGACCTTTGGATGAAGAGCTCATTTTACAATCAGTTAGGAAAACCAATAGAGCCATCATAATCTATGAACCATCAAAGTTCGGTGCCTTTGGTGCCGAAATCGCAGCACTCATCATGGAAAAAGCCTTTGATTACCTTGATGCTCCTGTAATTCGACTGGGCGGAGAAGAAATGCCACCTCCGTACAATCCCAATCTGGAGAAAAAACTGGTGCCTCAGGTGGAAGACATTATTCGGGGCGTTCAAGAAATGGTGACCTAA